Proteins encoded in a region of the Tautonia rosea genome:
- a CDS encoding Uma2 family endonuclease: MSTRTRPMTSDELLRFDDPSVRVELDRGKLITMPLPGGEHGMIASEILVLLAVHVKANRLGRVFAAETGFLLHRNPDTVRGADVAFVAHDRLAQVADRKKHLPLASDLLIEIVSPTDRPGRIASKLTEWLDGGARLVWWVYSDRREVEEHRPGRDPRTIPAAEHLDGGDVLPGFRVRVSDLFDGGG, from the coding sequence ATGTCCACCCGCACCCGTCCGATGACGAGCGACGAGCTACTCCGGTTCGACGATCCGTCGGTTCGGGTCGAGCTGGACCGGGGAAAGCTGATCACGATGCCCTTACCCGGCGGCGAGCACGGCATGATTGCCTCGGAAATCCTTGTGTTGCTCGCCGTTCATGTGAAGGCAAACCGGCTGGGTCGGGTCTTTGCCGCCGAGACGGGTTTCCTTCTCCATCGGAATCCCGACACCGTCCGCGGTGCCGATGTCGCGTTTGTCGCTCACGACCGTCTGGCCCAGGTGGCCGATCGGAAAAAACATCTGCCCCTCGCCTCCGATCTGCTCATCGAGATCGTCTCTCCCACCGACCGCCCCGGTCGGATCGCGTCGAAGCTCACCGAATGGCTCGACGGCGGCGCTCGATTGGTCTGGTGGGTGTATTCTGATCGCCGCGAGGTGGAGGAGCATCGCCCTGGCCGCGATCCCCGGACGATTCCCGCGGCCGAGCACCTCGACGGCGGCGATGTGCTCCCGGGCTTCCGCGTCCGCGTGTCCGATCTGTTCGACGGAGGAGGCTGA
- a CDS encoding type II toxin-antitoxin system VapC family toxin: MKPRVYLETTLPSYLTAWPSRELVRAAHQQITQEWWTGRDAFELYTSRLILLECQAGDAQAAATRVSSLEGIPLLEETPEVATLAQSLIRDVPLPERAAADAVHIALAAFLGLDYLLTWNCKHIANVTLRPRIEAVCRAAGYEPPLICTPEELPTGGQDDEGR, translated from the coding sequence ATGAAGCCCAGGGTTTACCTTGAGACCACTCTGCCCAGCTATCTGACCGCATGGCCGAGCCGCGAGCTGGTGCGGGCAGCTCATCAGCAGATCACCCAGGAATGGTGGACGGGCCGGGATGCGTTTGAGCTGTACACATCCCGACTCATCCTGCTGGAGTGTCAAGCTGGTGATGCCCAGGCTGCGGCCACTCGCGTATCTTCCCTCGAAGGAATTCCTCTGCTGGAGGAAACGCCTGAGGTTGCGACATTAGCGCAATCTCTGATCAGAGATGTCCCTCTTCCCGAACGGGCGGCGGCTGATGCGGTCCACATCGCCCTTGCGGCATTCCTCGGTCTGGATTACCTCTTGACCTGGAATTGCAAACATATCGCAAACGTGACGTTGCGACCACGAATTGAGGCTGTTTGTCGTGCTGCCGGATACGAACCTCCATTGATCTGCACGCCCGAAGAATTACCCACTGGAGGCCAGGACGATGAAGGAAGATAG
- the gcvT gene encoding glycine cleavage system aminomethyltransferase GcvT, with product MSTVELLKTPLYDWHKAHGGRLVEFGGWVMPVQYSSIVEEHRAVRQHVGLFDISHMGRLRFDGPDALAWLQHVTTNDVARLAPGRIQYSLICDEDGGILDDVLVYHLTEADGYGLVCNASNRLRVVEQFEQQAGSFNATLADSTLDTAMIAIQGPAALLTLQELFEGPSLAEQGYYSHTSGQVLGTRASASRTGYTGEDGFELIVHRDVAEAVWLELLECGLKRGIRPCGLGARDTLRFEAAMPLYGHELSESVNPFAAGLAPFVKLDKGDFVGRDALTRLKEAPGAARIGLKLPGRKIARQGCGVLRGDTLIGTVTSGTFAPTLQQSLAMALVTPEAPPLGTELVVEIRGHREPAEVVELPFYRRPRS from the coding sequence ATGTCCACTGTCGAACTCTTGAAAACCCCCCTGTACGACTGGCACAAGGCCCACGGCGGCCGGCTGGTTGAGTTCGGCGGCTGGGTGATGCCGGTCCAGTATTCGAGCATCGTCGAGGAACATCGGGCTGTCCGACAACACGTTGGCCTGTTCGACATCAGCCACATGGGCCGCCTCCGCTTCGACGGACCCGATGCCCTGGCCTGGCTTCAGCACGTCACGACCAACGACGTGGCCCGCCTCGCCCCCGGCCGAATTCAGTACAGCCTGATCTGTGACGAGGACGGGGGCATCCTCGACGACGTACTCGTGTACCACCTGACCGAAGCAGACGGGTACGGACTCGTCTGCAACGCCTCGAACCGCCTCCGCGTGGTCGAGCAGTTCGAGCAGCAGGCCGGCTCCTTCAACGCGACTCTGGCCGACTCGACCCTCGATACGGCCATGATCGCCATTCAAGGGCCGGCCGCGCTGTTGACCCTTCAAGAGCTGTTCGAAGGACCCTCCCTCGCCGAACAGGGCTACTACAGCCATACCTCCGGCCAGGTCCTCGGCACCCGGGCCTCGGCCAGCCGAACCGGGTACACCGGCGAAGACGGCTTCGAGCTGATCGTCCATCGCGACGTGGCCGAGGCCGTTTGGCTCGAACTGCTCGAATGCGGCCTCAAACGCGGCATCCGCCCCTGCGGCCTCGGCGCCCGAGACACCCTCCGCTTCGAGGCCGCCATGCCCCTCTACGGGCACGAGCTGAGCGAATCGGTCAACCCCTTTGCCGCCGGTCTCGCCCCGTTCGTGAAGCTCGACAAGGGAGACTTCGTTGGCCGCGACGCCCTGACTCGTCTGAAGGAGGCCCCCGGCGCCGCCCGGATCGGCCTGAAGCTTCCCGGCCGCAAGATCGCCCGCCAGGGTTGCGGCGTCCTCCGGGGCGACACCCTGATCGGCACCGTCACCTCCGGCACCTTCGCCCCAACCCTCCAGCAGAGCCTCGCCATGGCCCTCGTCACCCCCGAGGCTCCCCCGCTCGGCACCGAGCTCGTGGTCGAGATTCGCGGCCACCGTGAACCGGCCGAGGTCGTCGAATTGCCCTTCTACCGCCGCCCCCGATCCTAG
- a CDS encoding mandelate racemase/muconate lactonizing enzyme family protein: MKIARVDSFSVEVPQKPPIAPYHSRYRGASSTFSILIRLETDTGMEGWGETPQVYLGTKLTGREAEGLRSMLVGIDPTNIMAVYEDLKFDHIYIQSAVEMALWDLTGKIYALPLFRLLGGPYRREIELAACMGIQSYERAGEIAKLYVEMGFSTLKTKAGRDPEEDLAMVRGVRDAVGDRLELRIDPNTGYSPEVCEQLAKDLEPYRLQYFEQPMPEDLIDDSARIRALTSTPLALNESVTTMARVRTILEKQAADVLLPDTYQCGGIWATKLVAEVAASAGVPCVVHCSHDLGPKTAAMLHLAASTPNFPMANDCTYYGLIDDVIAHPFTIESGRMTVPEAPGLGIEVDLEKVRKYQIDASSS; encoded by the coding sequence ATGAAGATCGCCCGCGTTGACTCGTTTTCCGTCGAGGTGCCACAAAAACCGCCGATCGCCCCCTATCACAGCCGCTATCGCGGTGCCTCGTCCACCTTTTCCATTTTGATCCGCCTCGAAACCGACACCGGAATGGAAGGCTGGGGAGAAACCCCTCAGGTCTATCTCGGCACCAAGCTTACCGGCCGAGAGGCCGAAGGGCTCCGGTCAATGCTCGTGGGAATCGATCCGACGAACATCATGGCCGTCTATGAAGACTTGAAATTCGATCACATTTACATCCAGAGCGCCGTTGAGATGGCCCTCTGGGACCTGACGGGGAAGATCTATGCCTTGCCCCTGTTCCGCCTCCTCGGCGGCCCTTATCGACGCGAGATCGAGCTGGCCGCCTGCATGGGGATTCAATCGTACGAGCGTGCCGGCGAAATCGCGAAGCTCTATGTTGAGATGGGTTTTTCGACCCTCAAGACCAAGGCCGGTCGCGATCCCGAGGAAGACCTGGCGATGGTCCGAGGCGTTCGAGACGCCGTCGGCGACCGCCTGGAGCTGCGCATCGACCCCAACACCGGCTATTCTCCCGAGGTCTGCGAGCAACTTGCAAAGGATCTCGAACCGTACCGCCTTCAATACTTCGAGCAGCCGATGCCCGAAGACCTGATCGACGACTCGGCCCGCATCCGAGCCCTCACCTCGACCCCGCTGGCGCTGAACGAGTCGGTCACGACGATGGCCCGCGTTCGTACGATCCTTGAGAAACAGGCGGCCGACGTGCTCTTGCCCGATACGTATCAGTGCGGCGGCATCTGGGCCACGAAGCTTGTGGCCGAGGTCGCTGCCTCGGCCGGGGTTCCTTGCGTTGTCCACTGCTCGCATGATTTGGGGCCGAAGACCGCCGCCATGCTTCACCTGGCCGCCAGCACGCCGAATTTCCCGATGGCAAACGATTGTACGTATTACGGACTGATTGACGATGTGATCGCTCACCCCTTCACCATCGAGTCGGGCCGCATGACCGTTCCCGAAGCCCCGGGCCTCGGCATCGAGGTTGATCTGGAGAAGGTCCGCAAGTATCAGATCGACGCCTCCTCGTCCTGA
- the gcvPA gene encoding aminomethyl-transferring glycine dehydrogenase subunit GcvPA produces MAYILNTDEQTREMLATIGLESLDQLFEMVPPGVRLDRPLDLPPALTEIELTRHVGALARKNASIDDRPCFLGGGAYDHFIPAVVDMLASRGEFYTAYTPYQAEASQGTLQAIFEYQTLVAQLTGLDVSNASLYDGGSAVAEGVLMAIASGNRHGRVVASEAVHPEYRDVTRTYLENLDPELVTVPTRNGRTSIDDLIAAITDDTAAVILQQPNFFGQLEDIEPLVAAAKENGATVIVSVDPIGLGLLKQPGAYGADIVTAEGQPLGNALVYGGPYLGMLACRESYLRKIPGRLVGQTLDRDGRRCFVLTLQTREQHIRREKATSNICTNQGLMALRASIYLAVMGPTGLRDAAAQSARKAHYAADRLAEIPGLSLAFDGPFFKEFVVRCEGKDPSRVLAEVGRLGFHGGIALGRWYPELADAILIAVTEKRTRSEIDALADAYRQALAVV; encoded by the coding sequence ATGGCCTACATTCTGAACACGGACGAACAAACGCGGGAGATGCTTGCAACGATCGGCCTGGAGTCGCTCGACCAGTTGTTCGAGATGGTCCCGCCCGGCGTCCGGCTCGATCGGCCGCTCGACTTGCCGCCGGCCCTGACGGAGATCGAGCTGACCCGGCACGTCGGGGCGCTAGCCCGAAAGAACGCGAGCATCGACGATCGCCCCTGCTTCCTCGGCGGCGGCGCGTACGATCACTTCATCCCCGCCGTGGTCGACATGCTCGCCAGCCGCGGGGAGTTCTACACCGCCTACACCCCCTATCAGGCCGAGGCCAGCCAGGGAACGCTCCAGGCGATCTTCGAGTACCAGACCCTCGTCGCGCAGCTCACCGGGCTCGACGTCTCCAACGCCAGCCTCTACGACGGCGGATCGGCCGTGGCCGAAGGGGTGCTCATGGCCATCGCCTCGGGCAACCGGCACGGCCGGGTCGTTGCCAGCGAGGCCGTCCACCCCGAATACCGGGACGTGACCCGGACCTACCTCGAGAACCTCGACCCGGAACTCGTCACCGTCCCAACTCGCAACGGCCGGACCTCGATCGACGACCTCATCGCCGCCATCACCGACGACACCGCCGCCGTCATCCTCCAGCAGCCGAATTTCTTCGGCCAGCTTGAAGACATCGAGCCGCTTGTCGCTGCCGCTAAGGAAAACGGGGCGACGGTCATCGTCAGCGTTGATCCGATCGGCCTCGGCCTGCTCAAGCAGCCCGGAGCCTACGGCGCCGACATCGTGACGGCCGAGGGGCAGCCGCTCGGGAATGCCCTGGTCTACGGCGGGCCGTACCTGGGGATGCTCGCCTGCCGCGAGTCGTACCTCCGCAAGATTCCCGGCCGACTGGTTGGCCAGACGCTCGACCGTGACGGCCGCCGCTGCTTCGTTCTCACCTTGCAGACCCGCGAGCAGCACATCCGCCGCGAAAAGGCGACCTCGAATATCTGCACCAATCAAGGATTGATGGCCCTTCGCGCCAGCATCTATCTTGCCGTGATGGGGCCGACCGGCCTCCGCGACGCCGCCGCGCAATCGGCCCGCAAGGCCCACTACGCTGCCGATCGCCTGGCCGAGATCCCCGGCCTTTCGCTCGCCTTCGACGGCCCCTTCTTCAAGGAATTCGTCGTTCGATGTGAGGGGAAGGACCCGTCCCGCGTTTTGGCCGAGGTCGGCCGCCTCGGCTTCCACGGCGGCATCGCGCTTGGCCGCTGGTATCCCGAGCTGGCCGACGCCATCCTCATCGCCGTCACCGAGAAACGCACCCGATCCGAGATCGACGCCCTCGCCGACGCCTATCGCCAGGCCCTGGCTGTGGTCTAA
- a CDS encoding prenyltransferase/squalene oxidase repeat-containing protein, with the protein MSIRTPTPANRRAFLGQCLGGAVAGGLAGRIARGQGSGQVLPKHLTPETLRAVERGTDYLASTQADDGSWMIGGGQAYPVAMTGLAGTAFLAHGDSPTRGPYARNLQGAVEFLVRCSTPSGLLTGPSQDNGQPMHGHGFALMFLASVYGMITKESLRREVREAIRKAVILTARGQSIHGGWTYVPGTGDEGSVTVTQVQALRAAHNAGFLVPPAVIEEAGKYLEKCRTPEGGIAYSLGSGGGPRLPISAAAVATLYNSGQFDSPIATDCLKYVWDAFQATDAWNKGGGHTYYAHLYAAQAFYMAGDEYWDDYFPETRDHLMSLQADDGSWNGDGIGQVYGTSIAAIILQLPFKYLPVFQR; encoded by the coding sequence ATGAGCATTCGCACGCCGACCCCCGCCAATCGTCGCGCGTTTCTTGGCCAATGCCTCGGCGGGGCCGTCGCGGGGGGGCTCGCAGGACGGATCGCCAGGGGTCAGGGCAGCGGGCAGGTCTTGCCCAAACACCTGACGCCCGAGACGCTCCGCGCCGTGGAACGCGGGACCGATTACCTGGCCAGCACCCAGGCCGACGACGGCTCGTGGATGATCGGCGGCGGCCAGGCGTATCCGGTGGCCATGACCGGCCTGGCGGGAACAGCGTTTCTGGCGCACGGCGACTCACCGACCCGGGGGCCGTACGCCAGGAACCTGCAGGGGGCGGTTGAGTTCCTGGTGCGCTGCTCGACCCCCTCAGGACTCTTGACCGGCCCAAGCCAGGACAACGGCCAGCCGATGCACGGGCACGGCTTCGCATTGATGTTCCTGGCCTCGGTCTACGGGATGATCACCAAGGAGTCGCTCCGGCGCGAGGTGCGCGAGGCGATCCGCAAGGCCGTGATTTTGACCGCCCGCGGGCAGAGCATCCACGGCGGCTGGACCTACGTTCCGGGAACCGGCGACGAAGGCTCGGTGACCGTGACCCAGGTCCAGGCCCTTCGGGCAGCTCACAATGCGGGATTTCTCGTGCCTCCTGCGGTAATCGAAGAGGCCGGGAAGTACCTGGAGAAGTGCCGGACGCCGGAGGGGGGTATTGCCTACTCGCTCGGCTCGGGAGGCGGCCCTCGCCTGCCCATCTCGGCCGCGGCGGTGGCCACCTTGTACAACTCGGGCCAGTTCGACAGCCCAATCGCCACCGATTGTCTCAAGTATGTTTGGGACGCCTTTCAGGCGACTGACGCCTGGAATAAAGGAGGAGGGCACACGTACTACGCCCACCTCTACGCCGCCCAGGCGTTCTACATGGCCGGTGACGAGTACTGGGATGATTATTTTCCCGAGACGCGCGACCACCTGATGAGCCTTCAAGCCGACGACGGTTCGTGGAACGGCGACGGCATCGGCCAGGTCTACGGCACGTCGATCGCCGCCATCATTTTGCAACTTCCGTTCAAATATCTTCCTGTCTTCCAGCGTTGA
- a CDS encoding outer membrane protein assembly factor BamB family protein: protein MTRRFRQGWVRSVDRFRNGLPSGRTARGWAVAAAGLFALLLASGPETAIGQVMMMELVAAQPSNEEPGRPIQLPPASTEVKEALDDFERFARRSAWERAFKALDGIPDEQNERFVDRDDGFIIRVSERRRGLLASLPPEGREAYRLFADAEAQRLLDLAVGEQEEETLERLFASSFLTSSGDDAADRLGDLRFQQGRFDRAAECWLAILRDYPDSDLPPAQIAVKAALALHRAGRASEVEELRRDIEGRYAGEEVVIAGSPEEAETFLDRVLDEPEPEDSASADPSKKPAPVLGATEAAAWQVRFGDSVVAGMTEQEQQQWRVNPLSLTVPGTATDGSRLFVNYLSYLFAVDLTTGKMLWRSAPFHDLNTAVSQNQGRMIDPSRYLVVAVGDRLLSLERDLRDQNYNAPFRLVCRRSDSGDVVWQSTDLSELAGLDLIGPPLPVGDRVFVVGRTFMNQQPQQGPGLFVLAIQPSHGKVLWKAEVGTLRQDQQRYYYGVPFQEAQPQLVHRGGAVFLDTHAGVLVRLDAETGDLAWGYAYETDPVSGSGGRVFVSSNRIPDPVTAAGRPVEVDGALLVKGAKSGRIAAIDPDRMTLRWDRPMARSARLLGAVEGSVILGGPEVDALDVDSRRLEWSIRLPGGSYDGRPIIRNDGIWHLTPRGIFELDSQTGRVRRIVRGDDTGSIGGDLLLTDCWLLAVSNRTISAYERRPGEDDLDSNLNPNSDDAQTTDEGEQ, encoded by the coding sequence GTGACTCGACGATTCCGGCAAGGTTGGGTCCGGTCGGTCGATCGCTTCCGAAACGGGCTGCCGAGCGGCCGAACCGCGCGAGGCTGGGCCGTTGCAGCGGCTGGGCTGTTCGCCCTGTTGCTTGCGAGCGGGCCGGAAACGGCGATCGGCCAGGTCATGATGATGGAGCTGGTGGCCGCGCAGCCCTCGAACGAGGAGCCGGGGCGGCCGATCCAGCTTCCGCCAGCCTCGACCGAGGTGAAGGAAGCGCTCGACGACTTCGAACGGTTCGCCCGCCGATCGGCCTGGGAACGGGCCTTCAAGGCACTCGATGGGATTCCCGACGAGCAGAACGAACGGTTCGTCGATCGGGACGACGGCTTCATCATCCGCGTTTCGGAACGCAGGAGGGGCTTGCTGGCGAGCCTCCCCCCCGAAGGACGCGAGGCTTACCGCCTCTTTGCCGATGCCGAGGCCCAGCGATTGCTCGATCTGGCCGTCGGTGAGCAGGAGGAGGAGACGCTTGAACGGTTGTTTGCCTCGTCCTTTCTCACCTCGTCCGGAGACGACGCGGCCGATCGGCTGGGGGATCTCCGCTTCCAGCAAGGGCGGTTCGACCGCGCAGCCGAGTGCTGGCTGGCAATTCTCCGCGACTATCCCGATTCCGACCTCCCTCCGGCCCAGATCGCCGTGAAAGCAGCCCTGGCGCTGCACCGAGCCGGACGGGCTTCGGAAGTGGAAGAGCTACGCCGGGACATTGAGGGGCGATACGCCGGCGAGGAGGTGGTGATTGCCGGATCGCCCGAGGAGGCGGAGACGTTTCTCGATCGGGTTCTTGATGAGCCGGAGCCGGAGGATTCCGCTTCGGCCGATCCCAGCAAGAAGCCTGCCCCCGTGCTCGGCGCAACGGAAGCGGCGGCCTGGCAGGTACGGTTCGGCGATTCGGTCGTCGCGGGAATGACCGAGCAGGAACAGCAACAGTGGCGGGTAAATCCGCTCAGTCTGACGGTCCCAGGGACCGCGACCGACGGATCGCGGTTGTTTGTGAATTACCTTAGCTACCTGTTCGCGGTGGACCTGACGACCGGCAAGATGCTCTGGCGATCGGCCCCGTTTCATGATCTGAACACAGCCGTCTCGCAGAACCAGGGACGGATGATCGACCCGAGCCGTTATCTGGTGGTCGCCGTCGGCGATCGACTGCTCAGCCTCGAACGCGATCTGCGCGACCAGAACTACAATGCACCGTTTCGGCTGGTCTGCCGCCGATCGGACTCGGGAGACGTGGTCTGGCAATCGACCGACCTCTCGGAGTTGGCTGGTCTCGACCTGATCGGCCCCCCCCTGCCCGTCGGCGATCGGGTGTTCGTCGTCGGCCGGACGTTCATGAATCAGCAACCGCAGCAAGGACCAGGGCTGTTTGTGCTGGCGATCCAGCCCAGTCACGGCAAGGTCCTTTGGAAGGCCGAGGTCGGCACGCTTCGGCAGGACCAGCAGCGCTACTATTACGGTGTACCGTTTCAGGAGGCCCAGCCGCAACTCGTGCATCGAGGGGGGGCGGTGTTTCTGGATACGCACGCGGGAGTGCTCGTCCGGCTGGACGCCGAGACCGGCGACCTCGCCTGGGGCTATGCGTATGAGACCGATCCGGTGTCGGGCTCGGGAGGCCGCGTGTTCGTTTCCTCGAACCGCATCCCGGACCCGGTGACGGCCGCGGGCCGTCCGGTCGAGGTGGACGGAGCCTTGCTCGTCAAGGGAGCGAAGTCGGGCCGGATCGCCGCCATCGACCCCGATCGGATGACCCTGCGATGGGATCGGCCCATGGCCAGGTCGGCCCGATTGCTGGGAGCGGTGGAAGGCAGCGTGATTCTTGGCGGCCCCGAAGTCGATGCGCTCGACGTCGATTCTCGGCGCCTGGAGTGGTCGATCCGATTGCCCGGCGGCAGCTACGACGGCCGGCCGATCATCCGAAACGACGGCATCTGGCACCTGACCCCTCGCGGGATCTTCGAGCTGGATTCGCAGACCGGCCGCGTGCGTCGGATCGTTCGAGGAGACGACACGGGGTCGATCGGCGGCGACCTGCTGCTGACCGACTGTTGGCTGTTGGCCGTCTCAAACCGAACGATCTCGGCCTACGAGCGTCGCCCCGGCGAGGATGATCTCGACTCGAATCTCAATCCCAACTCCGACGACGCACAAACGACCGACGAAGGAGAGCAATAA
- the gcvH gene encoding glycine cleavage system protein GcvH gives MDPKDLKYAPTHEWVSIDGDVATVGLSTFAVEQLTDLIMIDLSKATPGTTLSAGDSFGEVESVKSVNDLYAPLSGEVIEVNASVADDVNQIAQDPLGSGWILKLRPSSPDAELPNLLDFDAYQKKVAEDSH, from the coding sequence ATGGACCCCAAGGATCTCAAGTACGCCCCCACTCACGAATGGGTCTCGATCGACGGCGACGTGGCGACCGTCGGCCTCTCGACCTTCGCCGTCGAGCAGCTGACCGACCTCATCATGATCGACCTCTCCAAGGCCACCCCCGGCACCACCCTCTCCGCCGGCGACTCCTTCGGCGAGGTTGAGAGCGTCAAGTCCGTCAACGACCTCTACGCCCCCCTCTCGGGCGAGGTCATCGAGGTCAACGCCTCCGTCGCCGACGACGTCAACCAGATCGCCCAGGACCCCCTCGGCTCCGGCTGGATCCTCAAGCTCCGCCCCTCCTCCCCCGACGCCGAGCTTCCCAATCTTCTCGACTTCGACGCCTACCAGAAAAAGGTCGCCGAGGACTCGCACTGA
- a CDS encoding SIMPL domain-containing protein: MRATRSVVTAVVFLGTIGLGLEAHKAFGQVVYTPRDKAAEDIEGITVSGKAIVDAMPNLMEIDLHVTSASELTADAIVKYRDAKARIEEAFANLKLDQVEIEERGLLVDQKGPAPNQYGGIDPRTTLSAKPEVQLSRKLVVRCSEIQGKDEEELLQLAARLLDVAQDAGGTIGPQPNVNPYQYSSRGYDMNLVRFIVEDFEAVEEQAYEAAVADARTRAERLARLSGTKLGPIVAIQEVARPGDPIANVPRVAIPNEEPPREGRLESTRLQEVPVRVELLVRFQLRPASGDGDGTP, from the coding sequence ATGCGAGCAACGCGATCGGTCGTGACGGCCGTCGTCTTCCTCGGCACGATCGGGCTGGGGTTGGAGGCACACAAGGCGTTTGGGCAGGTGGTTTACACCCCCCGCGACAAGGCAGCCGAGGACATCGAGGGGATCACCGTCTCGGGCAAGGCGATCGTCGATGCCATGCCCAACCTGATGGAAATCGACCTGCACGTGACCTCCGCCTCCGAACTGACGGCCGACGCGATCGTCAAGTATCGTGACGCGAAGGCGAGGATCGAGGAGGCGTTTGCGAACCTGAAGCTCGATCAGGTTGAGATCGAGGAGCGTGGGCTGCTCGTCGATCAAAAGGGGCCGGCTCCCAATCAGTACGGCGGCATCGACCCCCGAACGACCCTGAGCGCGAAGCCCGAGGTGCAACTGTCCCGCAAGCTCGTCGTGCGATGCTCCGAGATTCAAGGGAAAGACGAGGAGGAGCTGTTGCAACTGGCCGCCCGATTGCTCGACGTGGCGCAGGATGCCGGAGGAACGATCGGCCCTCAGCCGAACGTCAATCCATATCAATACAGCTCCCGAGGGTACGACATGAACCTCGTCCGGTTCATCGTCGAGGACTTCGAGGCGGTGGAGGAGCAGGCGTACGAGGCCGCCGTGGCCGATGCCAGGACCCGAGCCGAACGGCTCGCCCGCCTGAGCGGGACCAAGCTCGGGCCGATCGTCGCGATTCAGGAAGTCGCAAGGCCGGGCGATCCGATCGCCAACGTCCCCCGAGTCGCCATCCCGAACGAGGAGCCCCCGCGCGAGGGGCGGTTGGAATCGACCCGGTTGCAAGAGGTTCCTGTGCGGGTTGAATTGCTCGTCCGGTTCCAGCTTCGGCCCGCCTCGGGCGACGGAGACGGGACACCATGA